The Humulus lupulus chromosome 7, drHumLupu1.1, whole genome shotgun sequence region TTTCTTCCTTGGTAACAAATGATGGCGACTTCACAACTACCTCCCATGCTAAAGTCTAAAGAAGCACTGTAtaatgattaattttttttttttgaataataatgatgaatttttttttacataaatagCTTAGAATGAACAAAAGTAGTAAGTACTAATCAAATCAAACActaaacataaaaaaatacaaaaaaaaaaaacaactggGAAAGAGTAATAATGTTAAGCTCTCAGGCCCCAACCTTGAAAATATTAGTGTAAATGGGACttgtaatataatatataataatatgatgaAAGAAACAATAAAACTGATCAAACAAAATTCTAAATTTAGTAATACTTGGGATATCCCAAATGCACGTCTAACTCACGAGTAAAATAGCGCGTACAGTTCAGACAAAAAAACGTTACcacaatataataataataataataataataaagcactaATAATACAATAACATCTTCTGGCTATGATGGGAGGGAAAATATACTTTACACTGTAGATTTCACCTTTGGGAATGCAATAACTCTGGtgaagaaaagaaagctaagaaAGTGCAGCAACTACTATAAAGCAAAATAGATGTAACCATCCCAAGttcttttatttcattttaatgttattcaaaagaaatatctACAAGAACAGGATCGTCTCCAACAATTATTTCCTTCTTTAAATTCAGTCAAGAAACTTCTGCACAACAGTGATAATCCCCAGTTTGATCATCAGTTGTAGAAAGGTATGATATAACaatctatttatatattatatataggatGGCAAACAAAGAAGTTAATATAATAATGGTAAAAAAAACATGTGTAATGAAATGCAAGTCTACAAATTTATCAACATAAAATCATTAATTAGTAGGCAAAATATGAAGGAacgaaaataaaatttaaaaaaaaaatacactaaGAATGTTATTTTCATTCCCAATAACCGCAACATTTGATCAATTTATTGGATTACCATAGGTGGAACCTCCGAGCAATCCTGCTGTTGTGGCTGCGTAAACATCGGAGGGATCGAGCATGGGCGACGAAGAAGTTGACGCCCCATTTCTTCCTCCTCCGCCACCCCCACCCCCACCGCCACCCAAATGCAATTCTGAAAGATTCGGAAAACTATCGCGGGTTTCGACGCCTTGATCGTATAAAAAGCCTTTGAAAACATGACCACCGATCTTAACAACCGCTTGATAAGCATACTCGTCTTCGCCATCCTCCACAGCTGTCACTCGTACGCACTTGAACACCGCCCGTGCACGTACTTGACCCGGCAACGTTTCTTTGAAGCTCGCATCTGTgacataaaataaattattagaaataaataaaaaaaacctaAACCTAATATACCTAGACCTAAATTGAGTGAATGACGAAGGAGTGTATgtaaaggttgtaaaccttggtGACTTGAGCTGGTGTCGAAGCTTCTAGGGGGAGTAGTATTGGAAGTAGAAGTGTGAGAAGTTGTTTGGGAGGTTATAAGTCTAGGTTTCTTGGCCCCCGAGGTCGACCCGGAAGACCCAGGTCCGGCTCCGCCACCAGGACCGGCCGTAGTCATGAGCTGACGCTCTCTCCTCCGAGCGGCCGGGACCCAAGTGCTCTTCACGTGCGTGGAGCACTCGAAACCGCGACTCTTGCAACAAGTTCTACACCTTCTATGGGTACAGTCTTTTTTGGCCTGGTTCCCACAATCTTGGCACGTCGTTGTGGAGGACGACGTCGATCCAGACCCAACAATTCCGGCTCCTCCACCGCCCTGATTTACAAAATTACCCCCGATTCCGCTGTTTCCGTGGTCGAGAATCGAGGGCTTCTTGAAGAAATGCGGATGGAGTTGCGGCTGAGTCGCCGAAATCGCCGCTGCTTGTTGATTCTGACTCTGCCACAACTGAATTCCGCCGCTTCGGCTTCGAGCCGCAGCGGAGGAGCCGAGTGCATTGGCTTCGGCAGCTGAGGCAGCCTCGTCCAGCTGCAATGGACCGAGACAAGGAGCTGCTGTGAGCAGTGGGATTACACCAACACCAACGCCGACGCCGAGGGCGGTGGCAGAGTTGGAGCCGTTGAGGGAGTGGTCGGAGATGAGGTTGGGGTCGTGGTTGAGGttgtggttgtggtggtggtggtggtggtggttgttgTGGTGGAAAGAAGAAGCCGGTGCGACGACAAAGACGTCTCGAAGACCCACCATACCCATCTCTGGTGGAAGGCCGTAGTTGATGGACCTTGAAGATGGGCCGGACCACATAGCGGAGGAGGAGGTGGCTCCGGTGGTAGGCCCAGCATTGAAGCTGAGTGATAGATCGTCTGGAACTGTGGGACGGCCAGCTGCAGCGGCGGCGGCTGCGGCTGCGGCAGAGGAGGATGAAGCCACCCAGTCTGCAAAGGCACCAGAATCTGAAGGCAGTCTCCTTGTAGTAGCCACAACTGATGATGTTCCTGATAACAAATCCAATCTCAATTCTCCTCAATAGAGAACGTGTGTATGTGCCTATatatatacaaacatatatatatgtatgtatataattAGATAGAGAGAGAGTATAGGGAATTTTTGAGGTCGAACTAAAACATGGATGTATCTATGTAGGTGTTATATATGAAAGGTGGGGTCTCTGAAATTGTATCAGAGAGATTTTTcgtgaagaaagaaaaaacaaataattataaataaaaaaatatatataaaagtttaaacttgagagagaaagagggaaggaAAGAGATCTTGTTTGTTGGGTggtttctttccttctttctttctatcTTCTCTGTAGACTACTGCTGCAGTTACTAACACTGTCACTTTGGCTTTATGACCAAAAAAGTTTAGTTTATatgagaagagagagaaaaaaagaagATTGAGGGTCCGGGAGGCAGCAGCAGCAGCTGCTATAGCTGCAGAGAGTAAATAAAAACCAGCACaagatataaattaattaaaatagaatagcATAGATATGTAATAAATAACGAccttttttctctttctcttatttttttttccaCTTTGTTTCTTTTGATTTTCAAGTGCTAGTGTCGTGAACCTTTCTCCTCtcctatcatcatcatcatcaatcttcgatctcttttctttctttcttctttggaGATATAGCtttctttttttgtttctttctcCTCAGAAGTAACTCACTCTCTAGAAAACTGCTCTATTCAACCTGTTTCCTAGAAAGCGAAAACTGAGGTGGGTTTCTCTCaacctctcactctctctctctctccaataATCAATCACACAATAGCAAAGcaatagaagaagagaagaggagagtATAAAGACTTTTGTTCTCTAGTTTTTGGTCTTAAGCGGGCACTCTAAAAAGTCACATGACTTAGCTACAACCCTATATACCTCCCCTCTCTCTcttcatatttaatttttctattcttttcttttttggttGGGTTTGGTTTCTCATTTTTCTCTTCCCCGCCGCGTGTGTATCTCGCCCCTCCAGAGCGCGTGGAGCCTCGACACCAGCCGGAATGCGCGATGAGCAATGGCCCATTTTGAAAATTAGAGAAGAGGCGCCTAGGTTGCTGCGCGTGTACTGCACGCCttcattaaattattttttattttttttaataataaattatatataaggGACTTATAAttattgttctattttatttttcattaattaaacgTGGAGTCCAAGTAGGAGTCCGTCTACAGTCCCAAATCTAATTGTTTTGTCGTTTTGGATTGAGTCTGTCAGAATAAGCAAAATGGGGTTGAAAGACTGTCAGACTCTGTTTGTAAGCTTATTATATCATATGATATAATGCACATTTGGTACAAATCGTTGTCTTAGATTACAATTTGCAAGTGATCATCATCCTTCTTACTTTGGATTTAGGACTATCTAAAGATATTTTCAtcgtctttatttattatttagctAATAAATATGCTCTTTTATAtttcatttttagtttttttttattttatatacatatatatagttacGTCAACATTATTCATAATACaagaaatatacaacaaaagttttgTAATATAATAACATATTCTTAATCTCTAACAAAAATTTGGTATTGGTTATCTAATTAAATTATTGTCAACCCTCGTGTTAAATTTGTTTTTAGTTAATATGATTATTGTGATTGatataaataaagaaagagatcaaatgtgtttcattaaatttattaagaaaaatgctaaatataatatatattattctctattttgtatttttttaaatcaataaataacatGCGAATTTTActaatgaattaaaaaaatattaaaatataaaaaattaaataatatcatGCATGAATGAATCATAGTATAAAAAAAGAGTGCAATAAAGAGTTTTCTTAGCGCTCCTTAATTATTAAAGGAAAATTTGGGTATTTATGCATATTGTAGGTGCATATATCAAAAAAATATCATTCTTTAAcataatttcaaaataatgctagtATTTGTTTGGTTTCCAAAAATATACTTATCATTTTTTTAGCCTCCATCCGTCTTCTTTCTCGGGTCACATTTATTCTTTGGACACCATCCATCCATCACTCCATCCCTTATCAATTAAGATACTAATTTAtacatttcgaatagatctgtgcataattttttggtttttttttgtaattttttcacaattttttagatctgaaacgtaaaaatttgcagaaaactcgatagacctcgatgtacctcgatgggtccttaaaaatcatgattttcaagaaaaaaaaatcatctgcctcgatagacctcgataggcctcgatgcaAACAATTGCAATTAATAAAaaatgcataacttttcactcgggtgtccgtttgaggtgattttttttttaatttgggtattttcttgagatctacacgtctgggatgtgtacacacacatttgggaagttgaaagtttgaaaacatacccaactttgaaaatataagggtattattttgaactttggtgtgttttcaagctttcaacttcccaaatgtgtgtgtacacgTCTTAGaggtgtagatctcaagaaaatactcaaattaaaaaaaaatcacctcaaacggacaccctagTGAAAAATTATACACTTTCTAAGAATTGCATCGAGGTATGTCGAGGCTTATCGATGTGGTAtcgaaaaaccaagtttttcggAAACCTTAATAATAGAAGATTAGAGAGCTTAGAAGAAAGGATTTGTGGAATATAGACaaggtttttatgtggttggggcgttaatgagccttagtccacgagacaattgtattagagcttagagaatctataacaatggagttttctacaagtttcagCAAAGTAACTGCTTACAAGCCGAGAGATCCCCCTTCCTCAATGCCATTCTACCTGTATTTATAGGTTTAcaggtgcactgggcttgggtcgggctgacccgggcccaataagggtataaatatCGCTGACTTCTCtaatggaagcccaatacaaaggattaaaacatAGAAAATACACTAATCTGAGCCcactgggccagcccaaaccataTCTGTCATCCGAAAAATTGGAGCTTTGGTCTGGGGATCTCGGGTTACGAGGcaaattcaggggacaagatcggtcagagtagtggcgacgcaggtctgaaccaacggcgtacaatcccgaggtagccttttctgcaggtgaagcgtggggacaacccccacgcttcatgggatgAAGTCAGGGTCACGGACGCTTTACCTTGCCAACCTCGGACAACTGACCCAGGTTCGTTTACCCACGTCCCCCTCCGTTCGTCAAGGTCTCGTATCATTTACCAGGGGCCCAAATCATTTACCAGAAGCCCGAACCGTTTAACAGGAGCCCAAACCGTTTACCTAGAGCACAGAACGTTTACTAGGTGCTCGGTTTATTCCACCAGGGttccggaccgtttaccaggctccgggatcatCCACTGCGATCCCGACTATCATTCGGAAGCCACGCTCATACCATCTCCCGTATGACCATCCCGGACGACACTCCCCGGATGCCCTTTGGGCCTCATCTAGACTTAGGCTGCCAACGTCTATTTTACTCTTTGCCAAACGGGCCTAGTCTGGGCCCAAACTCATTCGGGCGGCCCGCGGGCATGAAGCGTGGACTCGGGCGCTCGgaaggaaacggggataacatttaTCCCCAAGCCTTCATCTAGGCTTGCGCGATGGAGGCTTGTCTCAATCCAGGATCTTCCCCGCATTTCCCGGTTCATTTCCAAAGTGACGGGTCTGCGGCAAGGGGCACTACGCGCTGAGCGAGTGTGGAGCTACCGCCTGCTACGTTGACCTGGACCGCGTCCCAcgggcccggaccgtttaccagggtCTGGGTTCGTTTACCAAGGTCGTGATTCATTATGAGGGATACACATGTCCCTTAGCAACTGTCGCATTGATGGCACTTGATCCTGAAGGGTCAGCAAATACCTCAAGGGTCACTATGCTCTTGCTATTATGTTGGCTCGGttcacgaagcgtcccatccgtaCGAGCGTTTCCCATTATTATTTCTGTTACAAGgaggaccgtaggatggggcggcCTTTGAGGTGCTCCTTGAGGGTACCGTGATCCAGTACTCGAGTGGATCCATTAATGTCCCTGCACGATCCTGGACCATCTGATAGGGGGGATCGATCCCAACCGTTAGATCAAAACCAGCACTTTGGCTCTTATAAATACCCCCCAAGCTttcatttgaaacctttacaTTCTCGAGCCAGAAAAAGAAACTCGAAGGATTTGTTTATGACCGAGCTTGCCGACGACATTTTCCACCATTTGCTTCGTCTTCACCGTCACCTATTTCCAATGATTCTGATATCTGCACCCTCGCCTGAGCAGACGACACCAGCCTGCCCTCTCGACGAGCTGCTGAATCGCCTCCAACAGTACAAAACTGAGATTCTACCGTCACTGTCACTGGACAACCACCATTTTTCACGACCAGCAATTTACAGTAAGCTTTTATGACTTTCCCCTTTacacatccatatatatatatatatattttatgttatttttcttaTCTGCTTAGGCTGCTAGTCCTTGCCTGTGCTTAGAATTAGAGTGTTAGGGAAAGGAAACCTGGTCCGGGCTGCTCTGGACCCCTTCAGGTTCGGGTGGTTCCCACTCAAGCGGCAATAGGCCGGCTCAGGAGTGCAGTCTTTATTTTTTGTTCCCGATTAGGATCTTGCGGATCCTTGATGATCCCGGACCTGATCTagaggggactcttccaagcagttcataggagagcccccgtaccgtaaccaaccttcttgggttttggtgctaactgcttggtttgtttgttttattCTGTCTTGCTCCCAAATCATTAGCCATGACCTCGGGCGTCACCCTTCACTCGGAGGAGCAAGTTAACGCGGCCCCTATCACTCTACTTGGGTCCAAGACTCccaaaggcaacaggtgggagatggacgtggtgctgaacctgttccggaactaccggatgctaTACGCCCTGGAGAAGCATTTGGGCGTGGAGTCGACTCCCGCACTATTCCATAACCGCCTGGCCAGGAGAGAGGAGAAGGCCCACACCTCCGTGGgtggattcggggcctggagcgtaggccacatcagtgcgggagccacgCTCCTGATCCACGACTATTTCGTGTGATTCTTGATGTTTGTGGGGATCGCACCTTTCTAGCTTCTGCCCCAAGCATACCGattgcttgcgggatggcgcATCTTCTGTGTCTTGAGGGAGATCCTGGAGCCTACCCCGGCAAaggtcttgtacttctacaagctcgAGCCACaagtcaacgtcaaggacaagaccctggacggcttCTACAGGCTTAAACCGCGGGGCAACTAccctgctcctaccagcacctggaagcatcccccggacgtcagacattactggttcatgacatccaggTTTCCTATAGAAaagaaccccacgctgatgcTAGACTTCCAGTGAGTGGGTAAGTGGTTTCCCGTTCCCTAGCTTCCCTTTTTTCTGTTTTGTCTTGGTTTTTTATTCCTCATTCACAACTCGTTGTCTTGGGCAGCAGGACCCtatgcccagactcccctcacccagttcatcctggACAGGAAGAAATTTTACTCTGAGCTAAATGCGGAGGATTTGGACGTGGGGGGCTACATCACCACTGACAACCTCCGAGTGGTCGGGATGCTCGCAGCCCACCAAacaatcaaggccccaagcctccgAGGGATATAATGTGAGAAAGACCCTGCACTGAGGGAGGAGCTGGCTCTAGAACACATCAGGGCTGTGGAGGCCACGACACTGGCGGACGCGGCCAAACGAAAGAGGGACCAATCTCAGCAGAGGGAGGCGGCCACTTctgaggagctggaagccctctttgACGAGGCACAGCCGAATGCGGGGACCCCCGGAGCtagcgtatcagggcgaggtaactcacctttgattttgacttatgctccccatgTTGGgtacttagttagggataggctagcacacCAAGGCCCCGTGTTTGGGGCTGAAGGGGAAATAagaccttcgtctcccattcCCGTAGGCTCAGAAATCCTTATGGACTCAGTCCCTCACCCAAAGGGGGGACCTGGCCCGGATTccggactgcagtgccaccaggcgctgtccatcGTCCActtttgtcttggaggcttcttcagtaaagcaCTGGATGtgggccctcagtgtctccgcggggagttgcttgatatttgcgagagcgctgatctgcatgtccatcctcatggtggccacgaactgctttcgaaatgctgactgcagcccggaccagaattggatggatcccggcttaagtctcttccaccactcttcggcgagACCGCCCAAAGCgatcgagaagcagaggcacttgccgtcgtcactaacatgggccactgtcatgagccggttgtatcgggacagatggtccctgaggtcggtgtttccagtataggcggtgaggctgggcatcttgaaccccttggggagtatggcatccaggatgtgccttgcatagggctctttatcctcttcgtcggagtcggtgtccgcgccttcttgcttgcggaccaggcgatccATGACCTTTTTCAACGCGGCCATCTgttccatgagctgcctggctgtgccatcttctagggggattctctcgttcctcctctcgttgatgttgttcctgaggTCTCCACCTCGGaggaggatcttttccttgcgggcctgctccttccgagcgttcagtccatcGCGTAAGTCTATCCGGGAAATGTCGTCTCCTGAACTGATGGCATGACGTTCTTCGTGGTGAGGCCGTTCCCGACGGTTCTTGTTAACTGAGGCACTCGGGTGCAGAGATCTTTCCCGCCCGTCTCGCCCTGGGGCATGCCGGGGCTGTGCGTTCCGCGACCGCGTCCCttgcggatcgatcgggtggcctcgtcctgggacggggtgcaccttttctttcctagggagcggccgggaatGGGTCCCAGCTTTTGCGACGAGGGTGGTCTTTTCCCGGGTCTTTCCACCGACCTTCTTTCGCTccctgtccgggtttcctggagctggctcaggaaaaggctccgggggaggGGCCGGGCTGGCTCCTTCGGGGACCCCGACTCGCTCTCCTGGAGCAGGTTGTTGCACCTCTAGAAGTGGGCCAGTTGCGGGATTGGctgccggaccctgcgcggccATGAGTGCCTGCaaggcttggagagactcttgcatccgtcgatgcgcctccgcttgctcagcgatcctggcttcctgatccaggacttgctgccttagcCTGGTCACCTCCAAGTCTTTCTGATCGGGCTCTCTTTCGGGGGTCTTGGGATCCGCAGCTTcatcgtggtactccccctcattttcctcttcataatattcctcctcattttcctcttcgtattctgtcccaccctcgtagtcttgtgactcgtcttggtgagatgtttgaggaggcgcgTTCTCGGGCAGATCTTGAGGGATATGCTGTGAAGGCAGCGGGTCTCTGCtgccctgctctggattgctagggtcgaaggttgtgtgtcgtgtgttcaccgttgtagtaaaggcctgacgttagcactagcttccttcagctctcaatgaaagcaccaaactgttaaccgaggttttcggtaactatattaataaatattatttaagggtAATAGTAATGAATCtagaagattaacacggggtttttacgtggttggggcgttaactagccttagtccacgagtctgtagtattagagcttgaaaaaccttttacaatggagtttctctctgtgTTGATAGAGTAACTGTATCTTAGTTGATGAGAGACCCTCTTTACAGTGTTCTgtagcctgtatttataggcttatgggaacactaggtctgggccgggtatgactcgggcccatcagagatacagatattcttggcct contains the following coding sequences:
- the LOC133788729 gene encoding protein LATERAL ROOT PRIMORDIUM 1 codes for the protein MWSGPSSRSINYGLPPEMGMVGLRDVFVVAPASSFHHNNHHHHHHHNHNLNHDPNLISDHSLNGSNSATALGVGVGVGVIPLLTAAPCLGPLQLDEAASAAEANALGSSAAARSRSGGIQLWQSQNQQAAAISATQPQLHPHFFKKPSILDHGNSGIGGNFVNQGGGGAGIVGSGSTSSSTTTCQDCGNQAKKDCTHRRCRTCCKSRGFECSTHVKSTWVPAARRRERQLMTTAGPGGGAGPGSSGSTSGAKKPRLITSQTTSHTSTSNTTPPRSFDTSSSHQDASFKETLPGQVRARAVFKCVRVTAVEDGEDEYAYQAVVKIGGHVFKGFLYDQGVETRDSFPNLSELHLGGGGGGGGGGGRNGASTSSSPMLDPSDVYAATTAGLLGGSTYGNPIN